CAGAGCCTGCCCCACGCCCTCGTCGTGGGAGAACGGATCCCGGATTGCGATCCCCTGGATCTGGGCCGGACGATCAGGAAGGACCGTATCCTTTCGGGCCCTCCCATGCTCCTCATGAGTTCCAGAAAGGACCACCTGTTTAATGAAAAAGCCCGGCAGGCGGGGTTCGCCGAGATCGTGCACCGGCCCATGTCCATCCGGAAGTTCTTTACCAGCCTTGAACTGTGCCTCTCCAACAACCGCAGGATCTATATCCGCGCTCCCATGGCCATTCCCGTCCTGTTGAGGAGCGCCGCCTCAAAGCTGTCCCTGACGACCCACAATTTTGGGGAAGGAGGCATGTATATCCAGACAGTGAACCCGCTGCCTTCCGGGACCGAGGTAGATCTTGATTTCAACCTTCCCGGACTTCGCAACAGTTTCAGTTTCCGGAGCCAGGTAATGCACACCCAGTCAAGGGGCACAGACGAACTGCCCGCCGGGATGGGGCTCAGGTTCCTGGATATCAAACCGGCTATCGAGACGATCTTCAGAATCTTCATGGAGAACTTCCTGGCCAAACGGATGGCAGCGTGATGTTACAGGGTCGCAAAAATGTCCAGGCGGGACTACTGTTAACCGCCAAAGTCCGTGCGGGCCTTCGGCTCAAGGGAAGGCGAAAAGCGTCGTTTCCGCCTTCCTCACCGAGACTGCTGATAATCACCGACATGTTTGCCGGTCACTGATCTATGCGCCCCGCGCGGGGCGCATAGATGGACTTTCTGCATGTCCATCAACTTTGCAGACCCGCCCGGTGTTGCGGACCGTGCCCGCACACGAAAGTGGGCAACTGTACACTTTTGTGTGCAGCGAACCAGGGGATCGGCCTGAGCAAAGTGAAAAGTGATGGAAGGACCGTTCCTGGTTCCCGGGTATAAGGCTCCAGGTCCAGGAACCAGTCACGACCTTCTCCTTTCTCCTTTCTCCTTTCTCCTTTCTGCCTTCTCTCACACCCTGGCCAACCCGACAGTCCTTTCAAACCGTAGGCTGGCTAAATAAGGTTATCGTGATTAACTGTTATCAAGTTCTTATTGCGGGGCCGCTCCATTTAGCACGGCCCCCCCCGGGCGAGAGGCTGTCATCATGAAAAAGTCCCTCCTTTTCTTCCTTGCTGTCTTCGCCCTGATCCAGATATCGGCCCGAGCTGCTGAACCTGTCCGGATCGGCCTGACCCTCGGGCTCACGGGAAAGTACACCGAGATGTCGGCCATGCAGATGAAAGGGTACCGGTTATGGAAAAAGCAGGTGAACGACCGGGGCGGGATTGCCGGCCGACCTGTAGAACTTATCATCCGGGACGACGGGAGCGACGGCCCGGCCGCGGCCGGCCTGTATGAGGAGATGATGGGGAGCCGCAAAGTAGACCTCGTCTTCGGGCCCTACGCCAGCGCCATCACCGCTGCCATCCTCCCCGCAGCCGAACGGCACGGCTACCCCGTCCTGGTAGGCGGCGCGTTCTCGGACCAGCCTTGGTCCCAGGGGCGCCGCAATGTTTTCGGGGTTTACACACCGGCGAGCCGGTACACCGTGGGGTTTCTGGAAATGCTGGTGGCCAGCGGCGTCGACCGCCTGGCTATCCTGGCCACTGATGATGTTTTCTCACAGAGCGCTGCCGATGGTGCCGCCAAATGGGCCGGGCGCTACGGACTTGAGGTCGTTTACCGGGAAACGTTCCCCAAGGACAAGCAGGAACTCGACGACGAGATCGGCCGGGCCCGGGAATCCGGCGCCAGCCTCCTGATCATGTGCGGTCATCTCCAGGAGGCCGTCTCGGGCAGGGAAGCCCTGTCCCGCGCCGGGTGGCAACCCGCCGCCTATTACGCCACCGTAGGACCGGTGCTGCAAGAATACGCGGACCGGCTCGGTCCGCTGGCCGAGGGGACATTCTCGTCCTCGCAGTGGGAACCCGACCCGGACCTGGATTTCCCGGGATCACGCCAGTTCCTGGAGGAGTTCACGGCCACCTACTCAACGGCGCCGTCCTACCACGCCGCCACCGCTTTCGCAACAGGGACCATCCTCGAACAGGCCGTCCACAGGGCAGGGGGTATCGACCGGGAAAAACTCACCGAAGCGCTGTTCACCCTGGATACCATGAGCATCATCGGCCGGTATGGCGTCGATCGCACGGGGATGCAGATCCGTCAGTTCCCCGTGATCACCCAGTGGCAGGAAGGACGCAAAGAGATCACCTGGCCCGAGGAGATCAAGACCGCAGACCCCGTATTCGGACGGACGGATCATGATTAACATGCGCCGTTTCACCAGCAGCCTGAACTTCCGGATCACCCTGCCGGTGGTCCTGCTGGTGTTCTTCATGTGGCTGGGACTCAACATGTCGGTGTTCAGAGCCGTGGATGAGTTCCAGACAAGCAGGATCGCGGAGGACATGGAGTGGGCATCCCGGTTCACCTACAACATTATCAACAAGGACTTTTACGACCTGACCCTCTCGGAGGGCCGTGGTAAAGAAAGGCACCTGAGGATCGTCCAGGGGAGGTCCTTTGGCGCCCTGGAGGAGTTCGCCAGGCAGAAGGGATTTGTCGCGGCCGTCTACTCCCATGAAAAGGAACGCCTCCTGCTTGACGGCAGCCTGCCCCTGAAGTTCATCCAGGCTATTCAGCGCAAGCACCAGGAAAATCACCTAGGGCTGGTTTCCAACGACGGTCGGGAATATTACCTTTATCATTTCGAGTTCGAACCGTGGGGCTGGCGCATCTTCCTGCTCAAGGAGGTGGCCTCCTACGCGGCCTTCGTAAGCAAGGAGCGCAGTATCCAGGTGGGCACGGGCGTGGTCGTCCTGCTGGCCGCTTTCCTTCTGTACTTTTCGCTACGGTGGAACATCCACCGGCCCATCCGGCAGATCATCGACTCCCTGGCATGGCAGACGCCCCCCCGGTACACGGGCGTGGGCGAGTTCGAGTACCTGAGTGCCCGCATCGGGTCCATGGTGTCGTCCCTGGAAGAGAGGGAGCAGTTCCTGGCAAGCGTGTTCGACAGCATCCAGGACGGGATCAGCATCCTGGATGCCGACCTGAACGTCGTGCGCGTCAACAGGACCATGGAGAAATGGTATTCACATATCCCTTCCCTGGTGGGGAAAAAGTGCTACGAGGTCTACCACGGCAGGGAGGCCGTGTGCGACAACTGCCCTTCAATAAGGACCATGGAAACGGGGAGCATGGCGGTGGAGCTGGTCCCCAGGATCGGCGCCGACGGGGAGATAACCGGGTGGCTGGAGCTGCACACCTTCCCACTCCTCGACCGGCAAACCGGGGTCCAGGAAGGAGTCATCGAGTATGTCCGGGACGTCACAAAGCAAAGAGCCACAGCAGGAGCCCTGGAGGAGACCAGGGAGCGGTTCCAGGTCGCCTTTCATGCCGGCCCGGACCCCATGGTCATCGTCAGGCTGTCGGACCGGACCGTGGTGGACGTGAACACGGGGTTTGTGGAGAGCACCGGATACGCCGCTGACCAGGTGGTTGGCAAACGTTCCGAGGAAACCCCCTACTGGAAGGACGACGAGAGCAGGGACCGCCTTTACGACGCGATACGGGACCATGGACTGGCGGACAACATGGAGATGGAGTTCAGGCTCGTCTCAGGCGAGCTCAGGCCCGGCCTGCTTTCGGCCAGGATCATGGCCCTGGCCGGCGAACCCCACCTGCTGGTCCTGGTCAAGGACATTTCCCAGCTCAAAAACGCTGAAGCGCGGCTGAAAAATTCCCTGAGCGAAAAAGAGGTCCTGCTCAAGGAGATCCATCACCGGGTCAAGAACAACCTCCAGGTCATCTCCGGGCTCCTCAACCTCCAGGCCCACCACATCAGCGATCCGGTGGGCCGATCGATCTACAAGGAAAGCCAGAACCGGGTCATCACCATGGCGCTGATCCATGAGGATCTTTACCGGTCGGCCGACCTGTCCAGCGTGAACCTCGAAGGCTATATCAAGAATCTGGCGGAGAACCTGTTCAGATCCTACCAGGTCGGCCATGGCCGGGTGAAGCTGGAGCTCGACGTGGAGCACACCGAGATGGTGGTGGATACGGCTATCCCGTGCGGGCTTATCATGAACGAGCTCATCTCCAACGCCCTCAAACACGCGTTCCCGGGTGACCGCGCCGGCACATTGACCGTCCGGTTCCGTTCAACAAGTGAAAGGCAATATTACCTCGAGGTATCCGACGATGGCGTCGGTCTGCCGCCGGGAATGGACTTTGCCGACACCACGACCCTGGGGATGCAGCTGGTGAAGGTGATCGTGGAGCAGCTCGCCGGCACAATGGAGATCGACGGGGATCATGGGACGACGTTCAGGATATCCTTTGCCGAATACCTGGAGGCGGGCACCGTCCTGTATTGAGGGATTTTAGTTCACGGTTCGCGGTTCACAGCCAAGGCTTTCGATCTCATCCGACCCGTCAACTAGGAATCTGTCGGAGAACCTCCCTGTTTTTAACAGGGAGGGCACAGACTCCTAGCTGGAGTTTGTCGGAACATATTTTTTTGAGTCTTTTTTTATATAATACCTTGTGTTAACAATGACTTGCAATCTTCACCCGCAACTTTGACAGGGTCGCAAAAAGTCCAATCCGGGACTTTTCGCTCCACGGAAAGGGAAAAGCGTCATTTTCCCTTTCCTCACGGATCGCTGACATGATTTCCGGTCATCGATCCGGGCGCCCTTCCCAAGCGCGGCTAGTCATTGATTTGGGCGCCCCGCGCGGGGCGCGTTGATGACTTTTTGCGGGTCCATCAACTTTATCACCTGTTGATCTGAAGGCAAAAAGCATTAGAAAAGTCGTTCCGACAAACTTTTACGCAGCGTGTCAGGGTTTTCCGACACGCTGCTAGCGTGACGAAGACGGACCTGTCACGCCATAGCTCGTAGAGCGACAGCGGAAGCCATTAGCGACGCCCCAAAGCTAAGACGGAAGACGCAGGCAATCTGGAGCCTTTCGAGGATCACAAGAGTGCACCAGATACGAGGCTCGACTGAGGAGCCAACTGGAGGCGTATATGGAACATACTTCGAGGTTGCCGACGATGGAGTACGAAGCCCATTAGGGTCCCGAGCGAAGTCGAGGGATAGATGGCGTGCTATTGGGAGCCGTTATTACCCCCCCCTCACCTCCGCCTTTTATATCCGGCGATGATCCCAAACCCCAGCCACGTGACGACCAGGCTCGACCCCCCATAACTCAAAAGCGGCATCGGCAAACCCACCACCGGCAAAAGCCCCGCGGCCATGGCCACGTTGATGGCCGCCTGCATGGCGAAAGCAAAGGTGATGCCCACCACCACCAGGAGGGAAAACCTCGTCCTGGTGAACTCCACAAAACTCAACAGGTAAAGGGAAAGGAAAAGGACCAGCCCGAGCACCAGGAGGACCCCGAGGAACCCGAACTCCTCGGCAAGGACCGAGATGATGAAATCGGTGTGCTGTTCGGGGATGAACCGGAGCTGGGACTGGGTCCCCTGCTGGAACCCCTTTCCGAGAAGCCCGCCTGATCCGATGGCGATCTTCGACTGGACAACGTGATAGCCGGTGCCGAGGGGGTCCCTCTCGGGACTCAGAAAGTTGAGGATCCGGTTCCTCTGGTACTCCTTCAGTGCGAAAAAGAGGGAAGGCACTGCTGCCGCTGCCACAAGGGAAAGGGTGAGAATGGTCGACCAGCGAACTCCCACGAACAGGATCATGGCGGCGGAAATAAGGACCAGGAACATGGCGGTACCCAGGTCAGGCTGGGCGGCGACAGGGACAGCGTAGCCGGCAACCATCAGCAGCGGGATGGCGATCCCCTCCAGGCCGTAGGGCGGCTGAGCCTTCTGCCTGTTGAAGTAGCGGGCCAGCGCAAGGATAAGGATGATCTTGGCCATTTCTGAGGGCTGGAACGTCAGCCCTCCGGCATGGACCCACCTCTGCACCCCTCCCGACCACTTCCCCGCCACCGCGAGTCCGACGAGGACGGCAAACATCATACCGTAGAGCACATATGCTCCGCGCTGTAGATGCCGGCGGTCGGCGAAGTAGCCGAGAAAAAAAGCAGCCAAACCGATGGCAAGCCAGTATGCCTGACGGCCGCCGTAATGTTGGAAGGGCCCGCCCCGGGTGGCCGAACGGATGACCATGATGCCGATTCCCGACAGGGCAACGGCACACCCTACCAGGATCGCATCCACCCGCATGGGGTTCCACAAACCTCTCACCGCGCTCCCCCTGCTTCCACCGCTCCGGAAATGTTTTCAGGATAATACTCGGCGTACCGCTTGAACATCCGCGCCACGATGGGCGCGGCAGCCGAAGAACCGTGCCCTCCATGTTCGACCACCACTGCCGCAGCCACCCGGGGCCTGTCCACCGGGGCGAAGGCCGCGAACCACGCGTGGTCTTTCAGTTCATAGGGGATATTTCCCTCACCCCCGGCCACCGATTCCTGGAGTCTCACGACCTGGGAGGTGCCGGTCTTCCCCGCTACCGGGATGCCTGAGATGCGGGCGATCCGTCCCGTTCCCCTGTCGTCGGAAACCACCCCCTCGAGAGCTTTCACGATCCGATCCCACACCTCCTGTCCGATCTCCGACTCTCTCCTGACTGCAGGGTCCCTGCGGTACAGTTCCTGCCCCTTAACATCCTCACACCGGCTCACAATGAACGGGTCCATCTGGACACCCCGCCTGGCCACCGTGGCGTAAAGGGCCGCCAGCTGAAGAGGCGTCACCAGCACGTAACCCTGGCCGATGGCCGCGGACAGGGTCTCCCCTGGAAACCACACCTCGCCCCTGGAGTTCAACTTCCAGTCCGGGGAGGGAACGAGGCCCACAGCCTCGCCCGGGATGTCGATCCCCGTTTTCCGCCCCAGTCCGAGGGCCGAAGCCCAGCGTGCCATGGCATCGATCCCCATCCTCTCCCCGACCTGGTAGAAATAGACATCGCACGACTCCACCACGGCACGCTGCAGGTCCACCTTTCCATGCCCCTGCGGTTTCCAGTCCCTGTAGACCCTTTTTCCGTAGCTGTACCCGCCGGAACAGAGGAGGCGTTCATCAGGGTCTATAGCGCCTTCCATGAGAGCGGCAATGGCAGTGACGACCTTGAAGGTGGAACCGGGCGGGTACATCCCCTGCACAGCCCTGCTCTGCAGGGGGTGGCCGGGGTCGAGGATGATCTCGTTCCACCGCTCATCAGTAAGACGAAGGGAAAATTCATTGGGGTCGAAGGCCGGCGTGCTCACCATGGCCAGGACTTCTCCCGTGGTCGCATCGAGGAAAACGCCGGCCCCTCTCATCCCGGAAAGTTCCTGCTCCAGAGCCTTCTGGAGGCGAAGGTCGATAGTCAGGGTCAGGTTCGCGCCAGGGACAGGCTCTGTGGCTCCCAGGATATTGAGTTCCCTTCCACGGGCGTCTACCTCGACCTGCCGCCCGCCATCGCGCCCCGTGAGAAAACGGTCATAGGCAAGCTCCAGGGCGTACTTTCCTACCGTGTCCCCCTTGCGAATCCCCTCATAACGGCCCGAGTCCAGCTGAGCCCTCGAGATCTCGCCAACATAACCGAGGAGATGTGCCGCCACCTGACCGTAAGGATAATACCTTCGCGGAACCACGACCAGGCGGGATCCCGGGAACCTCTCCTGGTCGGCTTCGAAAAGGGCGACCTCAACATCCTCCAGGTGCTCGAATATCCGGACGGCCCGGTAGGGCGCTCCCGAGGAACTGCCCTTGAAAAGAGCGACCGCCTCCTTCGGGTCCCTTCCCAGCAAACGGGCAAGGGAGAGGATCTGACCTTCCCTGTCCTTGTCCATGTCCTCGGGAATGAGAGCGATCGAGTATTCAGGGCTGCTGTCGGCGAGGATCACACCGTTGCGGTCGGTGATGATCCCCCTGGTGGCCTTCATCTCGACGAGGCGGATCCGGTTGTTGTCAGCCAGTTTCTGGTAGCGGGAGTGCTGAAGGACCTGCAGATGCCAGAAGTAGAGGAGGATCAGGAGAAAGACCAGGGTGATGACGCCCATGGTGACGGCCAACCTGCGCTCGATACCCTGCAGCGTCTCACCGGGTCGCTTTGAGAACGAACCCATGACTAGTCTCCCAGCCTGATCTCCTCCTCTGGCCGGATCCCGAAGGAGGTTTCAAACCGATCGAGGAGAATATGGATGAACAAGGCTGCGGCAGTGTTGCCCGTAAGGGCCCAGAGGAACTCGGCAGACAGCAGGGGAGGGTAAGGCTGCGCGAACAGGACCAGGGTGGAGATCTTGACGAGGAGAAAGGCAAGAACCGCTCCCGCGATGGAGATCGATCTGTGTGCGGTGCTGCGAACGAAAAATTTTTCCCTCAACAACCCTCCCGTAAACCCGGCCACGACCATGGCCATTCCGTTGAACCCCAGGACCCCTCCACTCAGGGCGTCCTGGAGATAACCGAGGATCAGACCCGACACCATCCCGGAACTCTTGCCCCGGGTCAAGGCGATGTGAACCACGATCACGAGGGGAAGGTCGACACCCTGGGTCACCCACTGCGGGAAGATCATCGGGATCCCGGCAGACTGGAGCAGGAGGGCCAGGGCAAAGAGTAAGGGCAGGTACAGGAACCTCATTCCCCGATCTCCACCGGTTGGGGTCGAATGATGAGGACATCCTCGAGACGTGTCAGAGGCGCTTTGGGCAGCATCTTGGCATACTGGTAGAGCCCGTAATTCTTCTTCAGGACCTGGGTGATCTTCCCGATCTCGATTCCCCTGGGGTAAACCCCCGCCAGACCGCTGGTGATGACGGTATCCTCCTCCCGCACATCCTCGGTACGGTCGAGATACTTAAGCTGGCAGGTACCCGAGTTCTCTCCTTCCAGGACAGCCCGGGCTCTTGAACGGCTCGCCA
The genomic region above belongs to bacterium and contains:
- a CDS encoding PilZ domain-containing protein translates to MKWVLVIEASEMDREYLERVIGRLGYQIYSAISGEEAIHFMNQSLPHALVVGERIPDCDPLDLGRTIRKDRILSGPPMLLMSSRKDHLFNEKARQAGFAEIVHRPMSIRKFFTSLELCLSNNRRIYIRAPMAIPVLLRSAASKLSLTTHNFGEGGMYIQTVNPLPSGTEVDLDFNLPGLRNSFSFRSQVMHTQSRGTDELPAGMGLRFLDIKPAIETIFRIFMENFLAKRMAA
- the mrdA gene encoding penicillin-binding protein 2, producing the protein MGSFSKRPGETLQGIERRLAVTMGVITLVFLLILLYFWHLQVLQHSRYQKLADNNRIRLVEMKATRGIITDRNGVILADSSPEYSIALIPEDMDKDREGQILSLARLLGRDPKEAVALFKGSSSGAPYRAVRIFEHLEDVEVALFEADQERFPGSRLVVVPRRYYPYGQVAAHLLGYVGEISRAQLDSGRYEGIRKGDTVGKYALELAYDRFLTGRDGGRQVEVDARGRELNILGATEPVPGANLTLTIDLRLQKALEQELSGMRGAGVFLDATTGEVLAMVSTPAFDPNEFSLRLTDERWNEIILDPGHPLQSRAVQGMYPPGSTFKVVTAIAALMEGAIDPDERLLCSGGYSYGKRVYRDWKPQGHGKVDLQRAVVESCDVYFYQVGERMGIDAMARWASALGLGRKTGIDIPGEAVGLVPSPDWKLNSRGEVWFPGETLSAAIGQGYVLVTPLQLAALYATVARRGVQMDPFIVSRCEDVKGQELYRRDPAVRRESEIGQEVWDRIVKALEGVVSDDRGTGRIARISGIPVAGKTGTSQVVRLQESVAGGEGNIPYELKDHAWFAAFAPVDRPRVAAAVVVEHGGHGSSAAAPIVARMFKRYAEYYPENISGAVEAGGAR
- the rodA gene encoding rod shape-determining protein RodA, translating into MRGLWNPMRVDAILVGCAVALSGIGIMVIRSATRGGPFQHYGGRQAYWLAIGLAAFFLGYFADRRHLQRGAYVLYGMMFAVLVGLAVAGKWSGGVQRWVHAGGLTFQPSEMAKIILILALARYFNRQKAQPPYGLEGIAIPLLMVAGYAVPVAAQPDLGTAMFLVLISAAMILFVGVRWSTILTLSLVAAAAVPSLFFALKEYQRNRILNFLSPERDPLGTGYHVVQSKIAIGSGGLLGKGFQQGTQSQLRFIPEQHTDFIISVLAEEFGFLGVLLVLGLVLFLSLYLLSFVEFTRTRFSLLVVVGITFAFAMQAAINVAMAAGLLPVVGLPMPLLSYGGSSLVVTWLGFGIIAGYKRRR
- a CDS encoding amino acid ABC transporter substrate-binding protein, whose translation is MKKSLLFFLAVFALIQISARAAEPVRIGLTLGLTGKYTEMSAMQMKGYRLWKKQVNDRGGIAGRPVELIIRDDGSDGPAAAGLYEEMMGSRKVDLVFGPYASAITAAILPAAERHGYPVLVGGAFSDQPWSQGRRNVFGVYTPASRYTVGFLEMLVASGVDRLAILATDDVFSQSAADGAAKWAGRYGLEVVYRETFPKDKQELDDEIGRARESGASLLIMCGHLQEAVSGREALSRAGWQPAAYYATVGPVLQEYADRLGPLAEGTFSSSQWEPDPDLDFPGSRQFLEEFTATYSTAPSYHAATAFATGTILEQAVHRAGGIDREKLTEALFTLDTMSIIGRYGVDRTGMQIRQFPVITQWQEGRKEITWPEEIKTADPVFGRTDHD
- a CDS encoding histidine kinase dimerization/phosphoacceptor domain -containing protein; the protein is MINMRRFTSSLNFRITLPVVLLVFFMWLGLNMSVFRAVDEFQTSRIAEDMEWASRFTYNIINKDFYDLTLSEGRGKERHLRIVQGRSFGALEEFARQKGFVAAVYSHEKERLLLDGSLPLKFIQAIQRKHQENHLGLVSNDGREYYLYHFEFEPWGWRIFLLKEVASYAAFVSKERSIQVGTGVVVLLAAFLLYFSLRWNIHRPIRQIIDSLAWQTPPRYTGVGEFEYLSARIGSMVSSLEEREQFLASVFDSIQDGISILDADLNVVRVNRTMEKWYSHIPSLVGKKCYEVYHGREAVCDNCPSIRTMETGSMAVELVPRIGADGEITGWLELHTFPLLDRQTGVQEGVIEYVRDVTKQRATAGALEETRERFQVAFHAGPDPMVIVRLSDRTVVDVNTGFVESTGYAADQVVGKRSEETPYWKDDESRDRLYDAIRDHGLADNMEMEFRLVSGELRPGLLSARIMALAGEPHLLVLVKDISQLKNAEARLKNSLSEKEVLLKEIHHRVKNNLQVISGLLNLQAHHISDPVGRSIYKESQNRVITMALIHEDLYRSADLSSVNLEGYIKNLAENLFRSYQVGHGRVKLELDVEHTEMVVDTAIPCGLIMNELISNALKHAFPGDRAGTLTVRFRSTSERQYYLEVSDDGVGLPPGMDFADTTTLGMQLVKVIVEQLAGTMEIDGDHGTTFRISFAEYLEAGTVLY
- the mreD gene encoding rod shape-determining protein MreD — translated: MRFLYLPLLFALALLLQSAGIPMIFPQWVTQGVDLPLVIVVHIALTRGKSSGMVSGLILGYLQDALSGGVLGFNGMAMVVAGFTGGLLREKFFVRSTAHRSISIAGAVLAFLLVKISTLVLFAQPYPPLLSAEFLWALTGNTAAALFIHILLDRFETSFGIRPEEEIRLGD